Proteins co-encoded in one Chthoniobacterales bacterium genomic window:
- a CDS encoding DUF885 domain-containing protein, with amino-acid sequence MTKATSSTSSSKPSAAPRAFRRLADAFLAESHVRFPEDASALGLAKYDAGLSTNSAADFRAQNALVARTLAAVEALPEAEFTGDDYLDRRGFLAMLRTSAFYEDRLERWRTNPQRPVDGATHAIFDLVIRHAHSPAALRRALPAIESRLEKIPAYLATGARNLRRPVPLWTKLALASAEGGIEFLTGLEAELGALSANPDRNARLITAAKQAFADYAAAIRKKPPGPKDGYAVGREGFEFLMRERLGFDQSLPEIRANGLALIERFKGELRAEAARLGLKDPAAALAAASAAWTPDRPLIDLYRDTTAQIRARLGELDLVTLPTGESLDVLPVPAFLRHQFPTAAYNQPPAYSRRQVGIFWVNDLSLTQTDPARKLAEIRQHHGIELTAAHEAYPGHHLQFAIQNQHPSKLRRLFAHSIYYEGWTLWCEKMCVDRGIVDLAAHPLTRLQELQDALWRAYRIIIDCGLHDGSLSYDGACKVLMDGVGFTKARAQGDVNWYTSSPTVPMSYLLGRLEVERLHAHFVEGEGWSLKQFNDWMLSHGAIPWRWILEARMRPSG; translated from the coding sequence ATGACAAAGGCAACCTCCTCGACATCGTCGAGTAAACCCTCCGCCGCCCCGCGCGCGTTTCGCCGCCTCGCGGACGCTTTTCTCGCCGAAAGCCACGTGCGCTTTCCCGAGGACGCCAGCGCTCTCGGCCTCGCGAAATATGATGCCGGCCTGAGCACAAACTCCGCCGCGGACTTCCGCGCGCAGAACGCTCTCGTCGCCCGCACCCTCGCTGCCGTCGAGGCGCTTCCCGAGGCCGAGTTCACGGGCGACGACTACCTCGACCGCCGCGGATTTCTCGCGATGCTCCGCACCAGCGCATTCTACGAGGACCGCCTCGAGCGCTGGCGCACCAACCCCCAGCGTCCCGTCGACGGCGCCACCCACGCCATCTTCGACCTCGTCATTCGCCACGCCCACTCGCCAGCGGCGCTGCGCCGGGCGCTTCCGGCCATCGAATCGCGTCTCGAAAAAATTCCCGCCTATCTCGCGACCGGCGCCCGCAACCTCCGCCGTCCCGTTCCGCTTTGGACGAAGCTCGCGCTGGCTTCCGCCGAGGGCGGCATCGAGTTTCTCACCGGCCTCGAGGCAGAGCTTGGCGCGCTTTCCGCAAATCCCGACCGCAATGCCCGGCTCATCACCGCCGCGAAGCAGGCCTTCGCCGACTATGCCGCGGCGATCCGCAAAAAGCCGCCCGGTCCGAAGGATGGCTACGCCGTCGGCCGGGAGGGCTTCGAGTTTCTCATGCGCGAACGCCTCGGCTTCGACCAATCGCTGCCGGAGATTCGCGCGAATGGCCTCGCACTCATCGAGCGATTCAAAGGCGAGTTGCGTGCCGAGGCCGCCCGCCTGGGGTTGAAGGATCCCGCCGCCGCCCTGGCCGCGGCCTCCGCGGCATGGACCCCCGACCGCCCGCTCATCGACCTCTACCGCGACACCACCGCGCAGATTCGCGCGCGCCTCGGCGAGCTCGATCTCGTGACGCTGCCCACCGGCGAATCGCTCGACGTGCTGCCCGTGCCGGCCTTTCTGCGGCACCAGTTTCCCACCGCCGCCTACAACCAGCCGCCCGCCTACTCGCGCCGGCAGGTCGGCATTTTCTGGGTGAACGACCTCAGCCTCACGCAGACGGATCCCGCAAGGAAGCTCGCCGAGATTCGCCAGCACCACGGCATTGAACTCACCGCCGCGCACGAGGCCTATCCCGGCCATCACCTGCAGTTCGCCATTCAGAACCAGCATCCGAGCAAGCTGCGCCGCCTGTTCGCGCACTCGATCTACTACGAGGGCTGGACGCTCTGGTGCGAAAAGATGTGCGTCGATCGCGGCATCGTCGACCTCGCCGCCCATCCCCTCACCCGCCTGCAGGAGCTTCAGGACGCCCTCTGGCGCGCCTATCGCATCATCATCGATTGCGGCCTGCATGACGGCAGCCTCAGCTACGACGGCGCGTGCAAGGTCCTCATGGACGGCGTCGGCTTCACGAAGGCCCGCGCGCAGGGCGACGTGAACTGGTATACAAGCTCGCCAACCGTCCCGATGAGCTACCTGCTCGGCCGCCTCGAGGTGGAGCGCCTGCACGCGCATTTCGTGGAGGGCGAAGGCTGGTCGCT